The following coding sequences lie in one Eremothecium sinecaudum strain ATCC 58844 chromosome IV, complete sequence genomic window:
- the CST6 gene encoding Cst6p (Syntenic homolog of Ashbya gossypii ADL104W; Syntenic homolog of Saccharomyces cerevisiae YIL036W (CST6) and YER045C (ACA1)) — translation MSNGVGRAERDDLNQGLSVNGQNGIISLDGRILSEEADVSRVARCGFSEIVSQMVNSNCGELPDNTQRASVESTSLPASSTQERYGGHEAAKLASNVVSESTSEDPLFPYFQPFGMDVGKVPVTSPPIFQSSMAAYNSVPTRRRVSLSNGQICQIGQYMDDEDFIGRIYDLQPPPLPQRQRARPATKIQMRSSLHDHARPHPVASPSSHHSEFSEGSQDYQQTETPDSTLANIPQQQHIQPFVHDMVPATPQDGMMRDALRPSNIRYEQNSKVPGTAAWKRARLLERNRIAASKCRQRKKIVQQQMQNEVDNLTKENRVIKRKLEYYEKLVNKFKVFIELHMESCGGSKDNFKVVEELLKIDHNFDDADDYTTFREDKNYPTSNKGP, via the coding sequence ATGAGTAACGGAGTTGGAAGAGCAGAACGTGATGACCTTAATCAGGGTCTTTCAGTGAACGGTCAAAATGGAATCATTTCATTAGACGGACGTATACTTTCGGAGGAAGCAGATGTTAGCCGAGTTGCTCGGTGTGGGTTTAGTGAGATCGTATCGCAGATGGTTAACTCTAACTGTGGTGAGCTCCCAGATAATACACAACGAGCTTCCGTAGAGTCTACAAGCCTACCGGCATCAAGTACTCAGGAGCGATATGGGGGGCATGAGGCAGCAAAGCTAGCTTCTAACGTGGTTTCGGAATCAACTAGCGAAGATCCATTATTTCCGTACTTTCAGCCGTTTGGTATGGACGTAGGTAAGGTGCCGGTTACTAGCCCTCCTATTTTCCAGTCTTCAATGGCAGCGTATAACTCAGTCCCTACTAGGCGACGTGTTTCTCTCTCAAACGGTCAGATTTGCCAAATAGGCCAATATATGGATGACGAAGATTTTATTGGTAGAATTTACGATCTACAGCCTCCCCCGTTGCCTCAGAGACAGAGAGCAAGGCCTGCAACCAAAATCCAAATGCGGTCCTCGCTACATGATCACGCAAGACCCCATCCCGTTGCATCTCCCTCTTCGCATCACAGCGAGTTCTCGGAAGGATCCCAAGACTACCAGCAAACAGAAACACCTGATAGCACTCTTGCAAATATTCCacaacagcagcatattCAGCCTTTTGTTCATGATATGGTTCCCGCTACACCGCAGGACGGAATGATGAGAGATGCCTTAAGGCCGTCTAACATCAGATATGAGCAGAACTCAAAAGTGCCCGGCACAGCTGCTTGGAAACGTGCACGTCTGCTGGAACGTAATCGTATTGCTGCCTCCAAATGTAGACAAAGGAAGAAAATTGTCCAGCAGCAGATGCAAAATGAAGTTGATAATCTGACCAAGGAGAACAGGGTGATAAAGAGGAAGCTAGAATATTATGAAAAGCTGGTGAATAAGTTCAAGGTATTTATTGAACTCCATATGGAGTCATGTGGCGGAAGTAAGGATAACTTTAAAGTTGTCGAAGAACTACTAAAGATTGATCATAATTTTGATGACGCTGACGATTACACTACATTTAGAGAAGACAAAAATTACCCTACTAGCAATAAAGGACCTTAG
- the SPO73 gene encoding Spo73p (Syntenic homolog of Ashbya gossypii ADL105C; Syntenic homolog of Saccharomyces cerevisiae YER046W (SPO73)): MASSKRVPQVGMLKKESCAGAKRISEQVIVENQRGITLFGYPFFSSKLLIPKVDPPQFHTEKDRQPISTATSNYYGNTNNKLLLPLNFKCSMGLTEEVGEGSAQVECVGERDDEFAWFVSMDYHGNYDIDDQGWCYSWSFRSKYWKGKNGFVRKRFWVRLPTRNGQLGYCAHYLLERGKKRSIRGQSMRRGEGVCEHEDGSEYYYDEETGDDRSATKPDTVPHTQLPQKQPPQIGCSQQINESRLTEYLYDYYSDQDMDERQRQGSESSYSTELYNQMEFYSLYQLCGDFGVTEQLQQLVLQLKKLPLDRQKFELLDEFVQNKLSPLGLQDLRRIVSDPKLGFAELVLQTFQFDVSRRKFLDKWVSSLLQDTRQQLSLR, encoded by the coding sequence ATGGCTAGTTCAAAACGGGTCCCACAGGTGGGAATGTTGAAGAAAGAGAGTTGCGCAGGCGCCAAGAGAATCTCCGAGCAGGTTATAGTGGAGAACCAGCGGGGAATTACACTGTTTGGGTATCCCTTTTTCTCGAGCAAGCTACTTATTCCCAAGGTCGACCCGCCCCAATTCCATACAGAAAAGGACCGACAACCGATATCGACAGCTACTTCAAATTACTACGGAAATACCAACAACAAGCTTTTGTTACCATTGAATTTTAAGTGCTCCATGGGGCTTACTGAGGAGGTGGGGGAAGGGTCGGCGCAGGTGGAATGTGTAGGGGAACGAGATGATGAGTTTGCGTGGTTTGTATCGATGGACTATCATGGGAATTATGACATTGATGATCAGGGGTGGTGTTACAGCTGGTCGTTTCGAAGCAAGTATTGGAAGGGCAAAAATGGATTTGTACGTAAGAGATTCTGGGTGAGGCTTCCCACGCGAAATGGGCAGTTGGGATACTGTGCGCATTACCTGTTGGAGAGAGGGAAAAAGAGGTCTATTAGAGGCCAGAGCATGCGAAGAGGAGAAGGCGTATGTGAGCACGAGGATGGTAGCGAGTATTATTACGATGAGGAGACGGGAGACGATAGATCTGCGACGAAACCGGACACAGTACCGCACACACAGCTGCCGCAGAAACAGCCGCCGCAGATAGGGTGCTCACAGCAGATAAATGAATCTAGGCTGACAGAATATCTATACGACTACTATAGTGATCAGGATATGGATGAACGTCAGCGACAGGGAAGCGAGAGCTCTTACAGCACTGAACTCTACAACCAGATGGAGTTTTACTCATTATATCAGCTGTGCGGAGACTTCGGGGTTACTGAGCAATTACAGCAGCTAGTTTTGCAATTGAAAAAATTGCCCTTAGACAGGCAGAAATTCGAACTATTGGATGAATTTGTCCAAAATAAACTATCACCGCTCGGGCTACAAGACTTGCGGCGAATAGTTAGTGATCCAAAGTTAGGATTTGCAGAACTGGTACTGCAGACATTCCAGTTTGACGTCTCAAGGAGAAAATTTTTAGACAAGTGGGTTTCCTCCTTACTACAAGACACGCGTCAGCAGCTGTCGCTACGTTAA
- the PRM2 gene encoding pheromone-regulated protein PRM2 (Syntenic homolog of Ashbya gossypii ADL106C; Syntenic homolog of Saccharomyces cerevisiae YIL037C (PRM2)) produces the protein MEASKETRLLHSPGLKFRLLTCIFSPTIILPALVYLISIFSVHFIQYSQLEDSGPSASIVIHTVISTSTGATGTVTATVTATATATATPFPENYLDLNRVNETLLEYVKVRVNNTIALTNTYAQGKFNDSVNDYISAWNESLYGRIRTQLAAEELMLSYNTSIHDNLEIQSERMKSTIDKISSYGFTVGSQENAQDLKNTLTIDRSFLASLFGAVADEHSKLKDFILPTLPRLQWTPLKSEEILPKLKQHTEDLLDALNSLNGNSTIFSAAAAVYPRNSARNRRKITGRLSAVVIAILLVTVLVLMLKEWFCFRLQNHVILRNVQTTLQEKQIEQAMQPSVTAAIGNCSFLIAEIQTLASTLQHTLAYLVQNLQFRLYRHWRLNRPTNIHPIHITDRRWQQISAWNIWYISSHAVNLWLSLFVIVTERLLISHLFKDATPVASLIVKRSAENPATHIAKLTDAFAQKLDTKLLGIINETLWQSANGTLSAATAVLQKDMQNLVSTVANALPTSIQVPNWSYTPQLLPITSTPSSNITSTLLYLLAPNPGHRAEPLSSRSLHAIALTAQIPKLLGLATYAIIVTIVVHALTGIIAALFIS, from the coding sequence ATGGAGGCAAGCAAGGAAACGAGGTTACTGCATTCTCCAGGCTTGAAGTTTAGGCTACTAACATGCATTTTTAGTCCTACAATTATTCTACCAGCATTGGTGTACTTAATTTCAATATTTTCGGTCCATTTTATACAGTATTCACAACTTGAAGACTCAGGACCCTCTGCTTCTATTGTTATCCATACCGTAATATCCACATCCACAGGTGCGACAGGAACGGTGACGGCGACAGTGACGGCGACAGCGACGGCGACAGCGACGCCTTTTCCCGAAAACTATTTAGATCTAAATCGGGTAAATGAAACGTTACTCGAATATGTTAAAGTACGAGTGAATAATACTATCGCCCTCACTAATACTTATGCCCAGGGCAAGTTCAATGATTCTGTTAATGATTACATTAGTGCCTGGAACGAATCCTTGTACGGGCGCATCCGAACACAACTAGCAGCGGAAGAGCTTATGCTGTCATATAATACATCTATCCATGATAATCTAGAAATACAATCTGAGCGGATGAAGTCCACCATTGATAAAATTTCAAGTTACGGTTTTACAGTAGGTTCACAGGAAAATGCTCAAGACTTGAAGAATACTCTTACTATTGACCGTTCGTTTCTGGCCTCTCTTTTTGGCGCTGTAGCTGACGAGCATTCTAAGCTAAAGGACTTTATACTTCCAACACTACCGCGTCTACAATGGACACCACTAAAATCTGAAGAAATTTTGCCGAAGCTCAAACAACACACAGAGGACCTTCTAGACGCCCTTAACTCATTAAACGGTAACAGTACCATATTCTCCGCCGCTGCAGCAGTATATCCCCGTAACTCGGCCCGGAATAGAAGGAAGATTACCGGGCGCCTAAGTGCAGTGGTGATAGCAATATTACTCGTTACAGTGCTTGTTCTGATGCTCAAGGAATGGTTTTGCTTCAGACTGCAAAACCACGTCATACTGCGCAACGTCCAAACAACCTTGCAGGAAAAACAAATAGAGCAAGCAATGCAGCCCTCTGTAACCGCCGCAATAGGCAATTGCAGTTTCCTAATAGCTGAGATCCAAACACTGGCCTCAACGCTTCAGCATACTCTCGCATACCTAGTTCAGAACTTACAGTTCAGACTTTACCGTCATTGGCGGCTCAATCGGCCCACAAACATTCATCCAATACACATCACTGATCGCCGCTGGCAGCAGATTTCAGCTTGGAATATATGGTACATCAGCAGTCACGCCGTAAACCTCTGGCTTTCTCTGTTTGTCATAGTTACAGAACGCTTACTCATTTCCCATCTATTCAAAGACGCCACGCCAGTAGCGTCTCTCATCGTGAAGCGCTCAGCAGAAAACCCAGCAACACACATAGCAAAGCTAACCGATGCCTTTGCACAGAAGCTTGATACAAAACTCCTAGGTATTATTAATGAAACCCTATGGCAATCCGCGAATGGAACACTCTCCGCAGCAACCGCTGTATTACAGAAAGATATGCAAAACCTAGTGTCGACCGTTGCAAACGCCCTTCCAACATCCATACAGGTCCCCAACTGGTCCTATACTCCTCAATTACTACCTATAACTTCTACTCCATCCTCAAATATTACGTCCACCCTGCTTTATTTGTTGGCGCCAAACCCGGGTCATCGCGCAGAACCCCTTTCCTCGCGCTCGCTACATGCTATAGCACTGACCGCGCAAATACCGAAACTTCTAGGTCTGGCTACATATGCAATTATAGTAACGATAGTCGTACATGCACTTACAGGCATCATCGCAGCCTTATTTATCTCATAG
- the NOT3 gene encoding CCR4-NOT core subunit NOT3 (Syntenic homolog of Ashbya gossypii ADL108C; Syntenic homolog of Saccharomyces cerevisiae YIL038C (NOT3)), translating to MAHRKLQQEIDRVFKKINEGLEIFNTYYERHENCTNNPSQKDKLESDLKREVKKLQRLREQIKSWQSSPDVKDKDSLLDYRRSVEVAMEKYKAVEKASKEKAYSNNSLKRSEVLDPDEQERRDVSDYLSEKIDEIERQYEQLQVEVDRLAALGKKKRSGTSANEEKRHELKELQGRYRWHQQQMELALRLLANEELDPQAVRDIQEDINYFIDSNQDPDFVEDESIYESLNLDSNEAIAHEVAASFLAQASEDAEDEANRDSSKLSKKEQRKLEREAKKAAKMASVTAVDSTISTPITTAPSSALDMELPGTGNQETSSSSSVLPAITDNESDPTPKVSPSPSPSLTNTSSIPSTANTTTTTSQPLHPQTPLGLKPHTKVTQMSPEHLGHTHIHQSLNGVITSTLKPATVPIKPAGELKWAVAATQALEKEKREKSKPSTPAFNAPAFNTSTSSDASAFTKSPGGSLNLALSNYSPLSQHSNTNGTTTPLPRLAKDQSHVLQNQNVAAPKEKETVEYRIPTSPTAGSIKSQKSDELQLQDFYKSETTDDELNEEPAIIKLDPEELERLHKEKADLTNELCKNFELLQLPSGIQDLIIGSLLTEKNLHPPNGKSGGFRNFIDTCRVNRLAELPPGLNPPQPLDASRCSEQWDFIRINGILESDFYEDEEYTKRAIYEKFRALETFTLFYNYYYACTPLENDIAATILAERKWKVSKDGVTWFFREAKPKFTNELCEVADFKVFKLDDWTATTKLNFTLDYSTLKDCKGPSPPVSSATETNGIGKDSVSHCQTLLQQLKQGGSATKVEPSH from the coding sequence ATGGCGCATAGAAAACTTCAGCAAGAGATAGATCGAGTATTTAAAAAGATCAACGAGGGCTTAGAAATTTTTAATACTTATTATGAGAGACATGAAAATTGCACTAACAATCCTTCTCAAAAAGACAAATTGGAGTCTGACCTTAAAAGAgaagtgaagaaattgcaGCGGTTAAGAGAGCAGATAAAGTCATGGCAGAGCTCTCCCGATGTAAAGGATAAGGATTCTTTGTTGGACTATAGGCGATCGGTTGAGGTTGCGATGGAGAAGTATAAAGCTGTTGAAAAGGCGTCTAAAGAAAAAGCTTATTCAAACAATAGCTTAAAAAGGTCGGAAGTACTTGATCCGGATGAGCAGGAGAGGCGAGATGTATCAGATTATTTATCAGAGAAGATAGATGAGATAGAGAGGCAGTATGAACAGCTCCAGGTTGAAGTAGATAGGTTAGCGGCTCTGGGGAAGAAAAAAAGATCAGGGACATCAGCGAATGAGGAAAAGAGACATGAATTGAAGGAACTTCAAGGGAGATACAGGTGGCATCAGCAGCAGATGGAGCTAGCATTGAGGTTATTAGCAAATGAGGAGTTGGATCCTCAGGCAGTAAGGGATATCCAGGAGGATATCAACTATTTTATTGATTCCAATCAGGATCCGGATTTTGTTGAGGATGAAAGTATATACGAATCGTTGAATCTAGATTCAAATGAGGCTATAGCCCATGAGGTTGCAGCCTCATTTCTTGCTCAAGCATCAGAGGATGCTGAAGATGAGGCGAACAGGGATTCTTCTAAGCTTTCGAAGAAGGAACAAAGAAAATTAGAACGGGAAGCCAAGAAAGCTGCAAAGATGGCTTCTGTTACAGCCGTTGACAGTACAATCTCTACACCTATTACCACTGCTCCTAGTTCAGCCTTAGACATGGAGCTACCAGGTACTGGAAACCAAGAAACATCGTCATCATCGTCAGTACTGCCGGCTATAACTGACAATGAATCTGACCCCACGCCGAAGGTAAGCCCGTCACCTTCACCGTCGCTCACTAACACCTCTAGCATACCTTCTACTGCTAATACTACAACAACTACTTCCCAACCATTACATCCTCAAACGCCACTTGGGTTGAAACCGCACACAAAGGTAACTCAGATGTCACCAGAACACCTAGGACATACTCATATACACCAGTCACTAAATGGTGTGATTACCAGTACATTAAAACCTGCAACAGTGCCGATAAAACCAGCAGGTGAACTTAAGTGGGCCGTGGCTGCGACTCAAGCTCTAGAAAAAGAGAAGAGAGAGAAAAGTAAACCTAGCACTCCCGCATTTAATGCACCAGCTTTCAATACAAGCACTTCCAGTGACGCCAGCGCTTTTACAAAATCGCCCGGTGGGTCGCTCAACTTGGCACTAAGCAATTATAGCCCATTATCCCAGCATTCAAACACTAACGGAACTACCACACCTCTGCCGCGCTTGGCAAAGGATCAGTCCCATGTATTACAAAACCAAAATGTAGCTGCTCCCAAGGAGAAAGAAACCGTTGAGTATCGCATACCTACGAGTCCTACCGCGGGATCGATTAAAAGCCAAAAATCCGATGAGCTTCAGCTCCAAGATTTTTACAAATCGGAGACTACAGATGACGAATTAAATGAAGAACCAGCTATAATTAAATTGGATCCGGAAGAGCTCGAAAGACTTCACAAAGAGAAAGCTGATTTGACAAATGAACTTTGTAAAAACTTTGAGTTATTACAACTTCCTTCAGGTATCCAGGATTTAATCATAGGATCGTTATTAACAGAGAAAAATCTACATCCACCAAACGGAAAATCTGGAGGTTTCCGCAATTTTATCGACACTTGCCGTGTGAATAGATTAGCAGAACTTCCACCAGGATTAAATCCACCACAGCCGTTGGATGCTTCCAGGTGTTCAGAGCAGTGGGATTTCATCCGTATTAATGGCATTTTAGAAAGTGATTTTTACGAAGATGAAGAGTATACCAAACGTGCTATTTATGAAAAGTTTAGGGCGCTGGAAACCTTCACGTTGTTTTATAACTACTATTATGCATGTACCCCATTGGAAAATGACATTGCTGCAACAATACTAGCTGAGCGGAAGTGGAAGGTTTCTAAGGACGGTGTAACCTGGTTCTTCCGTGAAGCTAAACCCAAGTTCACTAACGAGTTATGTGAGGTAGCAGATTTTAAAGTCTTTAAACTGGATGACTGGACGGCCACAACTAAGTTGAACTTTACACTAGATTACTCTACCTTAAAAGATTGTAAGGGTCCTTCTCCTCCAGTATCGTCTGCTACCGAAACTAATGGTATAGGAAAAGACTCTGTTTCTCATTGTCAAACACTGTTGCAACAGTTGAAACAAGGCGGCAGTGCAACGAAGGTTGAACCTTCTCATTAG
- the SAP1 gene encoding putative AAA family ATPase SAP1 (Syntenic homolog of Ashbya gossypii ADL109W; Syntenic homolog of Saccharomyces cerevisiae YER047C (SAP1)) codes for MDNSSNIGVLTRFSRIRRKPQQPLSDLAQLYSRVANETIFYISLEEKGDLKRALQGWKALNTSVLYDFTQIDKNYGHSHSYTDEELSLQSGIMELYHKSLEHTERIKKRLEQQDGNGYLPSLSLTNVKAMSSSPMSSKFSSKYTGYSNISSPRRHFSNAGGSRSGPMLKTLRDPKFSTQNNSFTQSVPPSKTTSDIVTKPRTRPAPAPAPAPAPAPAKKISAFEGFDEEINLIDLSDAEESDERDTDANDQLPGASSVGDSQSAKEVTDDYFSTEDYLNHYLDEFDMDKEVTNDVGKLKLEYSSEKPIAAAANSKPPVPKSRIPRTISPKLQPPKSPPPNTLPPSTPHQKKTSSPSGVLRPSSSSSTLAQNLATSSAAAAANKSSPIRRTNGANIQGKKITSGSNPLAGQNARTQKIRTRPLHISSPRRSPILNSANGTPGSKVSQRKMGTVSNCNTPTRSPTTTYNTTKSPEATQEELRKQLENEITESLRGVDKQAVSQIFSEIVVHGDEVHWDDIAGLESAKNSLKEAVVYPFLRPDLFRGLREPVRGMLLFGPPGTGKTMLARAVATESHSTFFSISASSLTSKFLGESEKLVRALFVVAKKLSPSIIFVDEIDSILGTRSNDNEHEASRRIKNEFFVQWSSLSNSTAGTEVTEDDERVLVLAATNLPWSIDEAARRRFVKRQYIPLPEGETRKLQILRLLSNQKHTISEEGFAELIRLTEGYSGSDITSLAKDAAMGPLRELGDNLLLTSTEEIRPINLEDFKNSLNYIKPSVSPEGLMEYENWAEKFGSSGV; via the coding sequence ATGGACAATAGCAGCAATATTGGAGTATTAACTCGTTTCTCAAGAATTAGACGCAAACCACAACAACCCTTAAGTGATTTAGCACAGTTATACAGTCGAGTCGCTAATGAAACGATATTTTACATCAGTCTAGAAGAAAAGGGTGATCTTAAGAGAGCTTTACAGGGCTGGAAAGCTTTAAATACCAGTGTACTATATGACTTTACCCAAATTGACAAGAATTATGGACACTCTCACAGCTATACAGATGAAGAACTTAGTTTGCAGAGTGGCATAATGGAATTATATCACAAATCGCTTGAACATACGGAGCGAATTAAGAAGCGGCTTGAACAGCAGGATGGCAATGGTTACCTTCCTTCGCTGTCCTTAACAAATGTTAAGGCAATGTCATCAAGTCCAATGTCATCAAAATTTTCATCGAAGTATACGGGGTACTCCAATATTTCCAGTCCCAGGAGGCATTTTTCTAACGCTGGTGGGAGCAGGTCAGGGCCGATGTTGAAAACTTTGAGGGATCCCAAATTCTCGACACAGAATAACTCTTTTACACAAAGTGTACCTCCTTCCAAGACCACATCCGATATAGTAACAAAGCCGAGAACTCGCCCGGCTCCAGCTCCGGCTCCAGCTCCGGCTCCGGCTCCAGCTAAGAAGATCAGTGCATTTGAAGGTTTTGATGAGGAGATTAATTTAATTGATTTGTCTGATGCGGAGGAATCAGATGAACGTGATACGGATGCGAATGACCAATTGCCTGGCGCAAGCTCTGTAGGTGATTCACAATCTGCAAAAGAAGTGACAGATGACTACTTCAGTACAGAGGACTATTTAAATCATTACCTTGACGAGTTTGATATGGATAAGGAAGTTACTAATGATGTTGGCAAATTAAAACTAGAATACTCTTCAGAGAAGCCCATAGCAGCTGCTGCAAATAGCAAACCTCCTGTACCTAAGTCTAGGATCCCGAGAACCATCAGTCCAAAACTGCAGCCGCCAAAATCGCCTCCACCAAACACATTACCTCCTAGCACACCTCATCAAAAGAAAACTTCATCCCCATCTGGCGTATTGAGACcatcttcctcttcttctaCTCTGGCCCAAAATCTCGCTACTAGTTCCGCAGCTGCAGCTGCTAATAAAAGCTCACCCATCAGGAGAACAAATGGTGCAAATATTCAAGGTAAGAAAATTACTTCGGGTTCAAATCCACTGGCTGGACAAAATGCTCGTACACAAAAAATTAGAACTCGGCCATTACATATCTCCAGTCCAAGAAGATCACCTATATTAAACTCAGCTAATGGGACCCCTGGCTCTAAAGTTAGCCAACGGAAAATGGGGACTGTGTCCAACTGCAATACACCTACTCGTTCTCCAACTACTACCTATAATACAACCAAATCTCCTGAAGCTACTCAAGAGGAACTCAGGAAACAACttgaaaatgaaataaCAGAATCTCTTAGAGGTGTAGATAAACAGGCAGTGAGCCAAATTTTTTCAGAAATCGTGGTACATGGGGATGAGGTGCATTGGGATGATATTGCCGGCTTAGAGAGCGCAAAGAACTCCCTAAAGGAAGCGGTTGTGTATCCATTTTTAAGGCCTGATTTATTCAGAGGTTTGAGAGAACCAGTAAGAGGCATGTTATTATTTGGCCCACCGGGTACAGGTAAGACTATGTTGGCAAGGGCGGTAGCTACCGAATCTCATTCAACATTTTTCAGCATAAGTGCATcaagtttgacctcaaaGTTTCTTGGTGAAAGTGAAAAACTAGTGCGTGCTTTATTCGTCGTTGCAAAAAAGCTTAGCCCATCAATTATATTTGTTGATGAAATAGACTCTATTCTTGGTACAAGGAGCAACGACAATGAACACGAGGCATCTAGGCGTATTAAAAATGAATTTTTTGTCCAATGGTCTAGTCTTTCTAATTCCACAGCAGGCACCGAGGTGACGGAAGACGACGAAAGGGTTCTAGTGTTGGCGGCAACAAACCTACCATGGTCTATCGACGAAGCCGCCAGAAGGCGTTTCGTTAAGCGTCAATATATCCCATTGCCTGAGGGAGAAACACGTAAGCTTCAAATCCTTCGTTTGTTATCTAATCAAAAGCATACCATTTCAGAGGAAGGATTTGCGGAATTGATCCGTTTGACGGAAGGCTATAGCGGCAGTGATATTACATCATTAGCAAAGGATGCCGCTATGGGACCTCTAAGAGAACTTGGTGACAATTTACTACTTACATCAACTGAAGAAATTCGCCCAATCAATTTAGAAGACTTCAAAAATAGTTTGAATTACATTAAGCCTTCGGTGTCACCAGAAGGCTTGATGGAATATGAAAATTGGGCTGAAAAATTTGGCTCCAGCGGTGTTTAA
- the TED1 gene encoding Ted1p (Syntenic homolog of Ashbya gossypii ADL110W; Syntenic homolog of Saccharomyces cerevisiae YIL039W (TED1)) — MGIVLNAFRLRLSVLVRLFKGLLLVLTFLAVVSNLYIFTYPSLNPGQCSWKCHKTDKPSPADSLPRVERYIHYVKRYLVDVKDQTFKKKPSLDSDAVPDVHLLALADPQLNGNWPHTSYAKRLDHFGNDYYLGHVFRMMKNRLAPSHVAIMGDLFSSQWIGDYEFFKRTVRLTRRLLGRRSSRLEEIKEKNHDEQGHYKADGEAFGRDIENRLREKPVKADWSYENVWAWSRGDQYLLMNLTGNHDVGYSGDCSYQHMARFHELVGKDNYWIEYDRGTVHSWRIVVLNDVLLEGPALQPELLNMTWEFLYQVFERRFDGSTVLLTHIPFYKEKGMCVDDPEFTYYPADYNSDPSKANLLRSQNHLSKDVTNRVLSLIFDNNKPGIILAGHDHEGCEAIYNKDDKLGIWNVSRSVTSEDLHIKEITIRSVMASYGGNAGLLTGHFDAKEENWQWNFSLCPFAVQHIWWFAKISTIITGLAWFLILVRSAFTMRS, encoded by the coding sequence ATGGGTATCGTTTTGAATGCATTTCGGCTAAGGCTATCAGTGCTAGTACGATTGTTTAAAGGTTTGCTACTGGTATTAACGTTCTTAGCTGTGGTTTCGAATTTATATATTTTCACCTATCCATCGTTAAATCCAGGACAGTGCTCATGGAAATGCCATAAAACAGACAAACCATCGCCTGCAGATAGTCTTCCTAGGGTTGAAAGGTATATACACTATGTTAAAAGATATTTGGTAGATGTAAAAGATCAAACTTTCAAGAAAAAGCCTTCATTAGATAGTGATGCGGTTCCAGATGTGCACTTATTAGCGTTGGCAGACCCACAACTAAATGGAAACTGGCCCCATACTTCTTATGCTAAGCGTTTAGACCATTTTGGGAATGACTATTACTTAGGCCACGTTTTTCGGATGATGAAGAATCGCCTGGCGCCATCGCATGTAGCTATTATGGGAGATTTATTCTCTTCCCAGTGGATAGGGGATTATGAATTCTTCAAGAGAACAGTGAGGTTAACGCGTCGACTATTAGGTCGTCGTTCTTCTAGGCTAGAAGAAATCAAGGAAAAGAATCATGACGAGCAGGGTCATTACAAGGCTGATGGTGAGGCTTTTGGCAGGGATATCGAAAATCGTCTTAGAGAAAAACCGGTGAAGGCAGACTGGAGCTACGAAAATGTATGGGCCTGGTCCAGGGGCGATCAATACTTGCTCATGAACTTAACTGGGAACCACGACGTGGGCTATTCGGGTGATTGTTCTTACCAACATATGGCTCGCTTCCATGAACTGGTTGGTAAAGACAACTACTGGATCGAATATGACAGAGGAACCGTGCACTCTTGGCGGATCGTGGTTCTGAACGATGTTCTGCTTGAAGGTCCTGCACTTCAGCCCGAGTTGTTAAATATGACTTGGGAGTTTCTCTACCAAGTTTTCGAGAGAAGGTTCGATGGCAGCACCGTATTATTAACACATATACCGTTCTACAAGGAAAAGGGTATGTGCGTTGACGACCCAGAATTCACTTACTATCCGGCAGATTATAATAGTGACCCTAGCAAAGCTAACTTGCTGAGATCACAGAACCATCTAAGCAAGGACGTCACCAACAGAGTGCTTAGCTTGATTTTCGACAATAACAAGCCAGGGATTATTCTGGCAGGCCATGATCACGAGGGATGTGAAGCTATATATAACAAGGATGACAAGCTCGGCATTTGGAATGTGTCGCGATCGGTCACCTCCGAGGATTTGCATATTAAGGAAATCACCATACGATCCGTTATGGCTTCCTATGGAGGTAATGCCGGCCTTCTTACTGGTCATTTCGATGCTAAAGAAGAGAATTGGCAGTGGAACTTCTCCTTATGCCCCTTTGCAGTTCAACATATATGGTGGTTTGCGAAAATCAGCACTATTATCACCGGCTTAGCTTGGTTCTTGATACTGGTACGTTCAGCATTTACAATGAGGTCCTGA